In Nocardioides luti, the DNA window CGTCGACCGACGCCTGCTCGCCGACCGCGCGCAGCTGGTCGGACACGTCGGACAGCAGCGGCCCGTGCTTGGTGGAGCGGATCGTCAGCGTCACGTCGTCCCCGCCGTCGACCTTGATCGTCTCCGTGCGGACGCGCAGCGGGCGCAGCCGGCCGTCGTAGCGCCACCGGTCGCCCTCGACCTTCTCGAGGTAGAGGTCGGTGACGTCGGGCCCGAGGTTGGTGAACCCCCAGGCGATGTCGGCGTTGTGGCCGATGACGACCCCGGGCACGCCGGAGAAGGTGAAGCCGGCGACGTCGAGCGGGCAGTCGTCCGACACGACGTTGCAGTGCAGCCCCATCTGCATCCAGACACCCGGCAGCGAGACGCCCAGGTGCGGGTCGTTGGCGAGCAGCGGCGCACCGGTCGCGGAGTGGTCGCCGTCGACGACCCAGCTGTTGGAGCCGACGCCGTCGCCGCGCCCGAGCAGCGCGGGCATCCGGGCCAGCCCGGCCTGCAGGTCGCCCAGGGCCCGGCGCGCGCCGGCGGTGTACGGCGGGCGCTGGGGGTTCCGCGTGCCACCCGAGGTCGCGTCCTGCTCGAAGACCCCGTCGACGACCGCGCCCTGGCCGACGATCGGGTCGTGCGCGGAGGCGTCGTACGCCGGGTAGAGCTCGCGCACCTGCTCGGCGCTGTGGCCGGCCAGGGCCAGCACCCGGCCGATCTCGTCGTCCATGTTGCCGCGCAGGTCCCACGCCATCGCCTTGAGCCAGGCCAGCGAGTCGACCGGCGTCCAGTGCTCGGGGCGGTAGTCGAGCCCGCCGGCGTTCAGCACGGTGTACTCGACCGCGATCTCGCTCGGCGAGTGCTCGTCGAGGTAGGCGTTGACCCCGTCCGCGTAGGCCTCCAGCGCGGCCCGCGTCTCCGGCTTGACCAGCGCGAGCTCCTGCTCGGCGACCCGGCGCCAGCCCATCGTGCGGACGTACTCGTCACTCTCCAGGGCGTCCTTGCCGAACATCTCGGCCAGCCGGCCCGCGGTGGCGTGGCGGCGCACGTCCATCTCGAAGAAGCGCTCCTGCGCGTGCACGTAGCCCTGCGCCCGCATCAGGTCGTCGACCGAGTCGCCGTACAGCTGCGGGATGCCGTGGTCGTCGCGCACCACGCGGACGTCGCCCTCGAGCCCCGGCACGGCGACCTCGCCGCTCGTCTGCGGGAGCGGACGGCGCACCAGCACCACGCCGACCACCAGGGTGGCGAGCAGCGCCAGCACGACCCCGACGGCGACGTACGACGTCACGCGGAGCGGCTTCGGCAGCGCCACGAACACGCTCCACCAGCGGCGGAGGGGGCCGGGCTCGCCCGGGGATCGGGTCGGTCGGGTGGCCGGGGGCGGGTCGGTCATGGTGTTGCCATTGTGCCGTACCATTGGCAGTCGTCCGGGGTGAGTGCCAACCCCTCGCGCCGGAGCTCACCCGTCACCTGATCGAGGATCCGACCGTGCCGACCTACCAGTACTCCTGCACCGAGTGTGGCCACGCCTTCGAGCAGGTCCAGAGCTTCTCCGACGACACCCTGACTGTCTGCCCCGAGTGCCAGGGCCGCCTGCGCAAGGTCTTCAACGCCGTGGGCGTCGTCTTCAAGGGCTCGGGCTTCTACCGCACCGACAGCCGCTCCGGCTCGTCCTCGACCGTGCCCGCCGCCTCCGACTCGGGCTCGTCGTCCTCCTCGGAGAAGTCCTCGGACTCCTCGTCGTCGTCCGGGTCGTCCTCGGACAAGGCGTCCGCGAAGTCCGACAGCAAGCCCGCCGCCGCGGCCAGCACCTCGAAGGACTGACCCTCCCATCGGTGGTTGAGGAGGTCGCGCAGCGACCGTCTCGAAACCACCCCTGTGGAGGAGCGCTCCACGCCGGCGCGGAAGTGCCTAGCGTCGGGGGATGCCCTCACCGCGTGACCGTGCGACCCGCCTCGCCGGAGGCGTACGCCGTGCCGTGCTGCGCCGCCGCCGGCTGCTCGCCGCGCTGCTGACCGCGGTGGCGGTCGGCACCGGCCTGCACGCGACCACCGCTCCCCCGCCGGCCCGGGTCGCGGTCGTGGTCGCGGCGCACGACCTGCCCTCGGGGGCGGTCGTCACGGAGGCCGACCTCACCACCGCGGCCTTCGCCCCCGGCTCGGTCCCGTCGGGCCTCGCCGACGCCCCCGTCGGGCGGACCCTGGCCGGGCCGCTGCGCGCGGGCGAGCCGGTGACCGACGTCCGCCTCGTCGGGCCGGGCCTCGCCGCGGGCCACCCGGGGCTCACCGCGGTGCCGGTCCGGCTGCCCGACGCGGCGATGGCCGGGCTGCTGCGCGCGGGCGACCGGATCGACCTGGTCGCCTCGGACCCCCAGGGCTCGGGCGCCCGGACGGTCGCCGCGGGAGCCGTCGTCGTGGCGGTGCCACGGGTGGCCGACGACGCCGGGACGACCACGGCGGCGGGGCTCCCGGGCCGGCTGGTCGTGGTGGGGGTGCCGCCGGGCGACATGGAGCCGCTGGCGGACGCGTCGGTCCGCTACTTCCTGACCTTCGCGTACACGCACTAGCCTCGAAGGGCCCCCCACCACTCGGACCCAGGAGCCCCCATGACCGGATTCAAGAACTTCATCCTCCGCGGCAACCTCGTGGAGCTCGCCGTCGCGTTCATCATGGCCGGCGCCTTCGCCGGCGTCGTGACCGCGACCGTCGACGTCATCCTCGGCATCGTCGGCAAGATCGGCGGCGAGCCGGACTTCTCGATCTGGAAGCCGGCCGGCCTGCTGATCGGCGCCTGGATCACCGCGATCGTCTCGTTCCTGATCCTCGCGGCGGTCGTCTACTTCCTGATCGTGAAGCCCTACACCGCCGCGAAGCAGCGCTACTTCCCCGAGGAGGAGAAGGGCCTGCCCGCCGACATCGCCATGCTCACCGAGATCCGCGACCTGCTCGCCCAGCAGGGCGGTCGCCCGCAGGTCTGACTGCCGTCAGCCGTGGTGGGGCGGGACCTGCGCCTTGAGCCAGGTCTCGCCAGGATCCTCGCGGCCGCCGTCGGCGCGGTGCCCCGCACCCGGGTCGCGCTCGTCGCTCGTGGTGTCCGGGAGGACGTCCCCGAAGACCGCGGCCAGCCGCTTGCGCCGCTGCCAGTCGGTCTCCGCGGGCTTGCCGTCCGTGGGCTCGTCCGCGGGCCCGTCCGCGGGGCTCCCCGCCCCGGTCCCGCGGGGGCCGGTCACGAGCAGAGGCCGGCGTCGGCCAGCGCCTGCGCGTCGGCCTCGTTGGAGCCGGAGCCGTTGCCCGACCCGTTGCCGGACGGGTTCTTCGACCCGGGCAGGTTGCCGGCGCTGATCACGTCGGTCGCGAGGCGCCGGGTGAGCGGCTCGTCGTCGATGATCTTCTGCCACACGCCCTTGGCCTGGGGCGTCCACACGAGGTGGTTGGGGTTGGTCGGGTCGACCGTGTTCGGGATCGTGATGAACTGGATCTTGTCCAGCCCGATGTTGCGGAACTCGTAGCCCAGGCCGCCGATCTTCTTGAGGCTGCCGAGGGCGGGGTCCAGGGTCAGGGACTTGGTCGCGGCCTCGAGGAACTTCACGATCTTGATCGGGTTCGCCAGCGTGCCGGCGGCGACGACCTGGTGCGCCATCGAGGCGATGAACGCCTGCTGGCGCTTCATCCGGCCGGTGTCGGAGCCGTTGCCGACGACGTACCGCTCGCGCACGTAGTTGAGGGCCTGCTGGCCCGCGATCTTGCGCGTCCCGGCGGGGATGTTGATGCCGTGGGCCGGGTCGACGATGTCCTCGGGGATGCAGACCTCGACGCCGCCGATGGCGTCGACCATGTCGCGGAAGCCCTCGAAGTTCACGACGACGTAGTGGTCCACGAGGACGCCGGTGAGCTTCTCGAACTGGTGGATCGTGCAGGCGGGCCCGCCGACGGAGTAGGCCTCGTTCCACAGCACGTGGGTGCCGCCGGCGATGTCGTCGCCGTTCTCGTCGGTGCAGGTGGGCCGGTCGACGGCCGAGTCGCGCGGGATGCTGATGCCGTAGGCGCGGGTCCGGTCGGCCGACAGGTGGATCAGGATCGTCGTGTCCGACCGCGCGCCGCCGCCGGTCAGGTTGTCGATGTTGCACCCGTTGCAGTCCCGGCTGTCCGAGCCCATCACCAGGATGTTGAGCGGCTCCTGGGGGCCGGTCACCTTCGGCTTGTCCGGCCGGTCGGTGCCGATCTGGCCGCTCAGGTCGACGACGTTCAGGTTGCCGTTGAGGTGCCGGTAGAGGAAGACCACCGACAAACCGGTCACCAGGCCGAGGACGAGGACCGTCGCCAGCACGATCTTGCCGACCGTGTGCCGCTTGCGCACCCGCCCCTTGCGCTTGGGCGCACCGGACCCCGCCTGGGCACTGGGCTGCTCGGCGTCGGACACGGACATGCACCTCGGAGGGACGACAGGTTCGGGAACTGCGGGGGCTGGATCGACGGCTGGCTCGACGCCCGGGACGAAGAGCTCCGCGCAGGCGAACCTACGCGAGATCCCCAAATTGTCGCGCTGACCTGCCGTTCTGCACAAACCCTCGGTCCCGTGCGGACGCCGGCACCTCCTAGCCTGTCCCCCATGGCCTCCCCCGCGCACGTCCTCACCGAACGCCTCCAGCGCGCCCTGGGCGCGGCGTTCGGCCCGGAGTACGCCGCCGTCGACCCCGTCCTGCGGCCCTCGCAGTTCGCCGACTTCCAGGCGAATGCCGCACTGGCACTGGCGAAACGCCTCGGCACCAGCCCCCGCGAGGTCGCCGCCCGGCTGGTCGAGCACCTCGACGTGGCCGACGCCTGCGACGCCCCGGTGGTCAGCGGGCCGGGCTTCGTCAACCTGTCGCTCACGCCCGCCTGGGTCGCCGCGGCCACGACCGCGCTCGCGGCCGACCCGCGGGTCGGCGTACCCCTCGAGGAGCCGCAGGTCGTCCCCGTCGACTACTCCGCGCCGAACGTCGCGAAGGAGATGCACGTCGGCCACCTGCGCACGACGGTCGTCGGCGACGCGCTCGCGCGCACGCTCGAGCACCTGGGCCACCACGTCATCCGGCAGAACCACATCGGCGACTGGGGCACGCCGTTCGGGATGCTCATCGAGCACCTCCTCGAGGTCGGCGAGGAGTCCGACGAGGCCGCGCTGCTGGTCTCGGACCCGAACGCGTTCTACCAGGCCGCCCGGGCGAAGTTCGACGCCGACACCGACGGCACCGACTTCGCCGCGCGCGCCCGGGCCCGCGTCGTCGCGCTGCAGGCCGGCGACCCCGAGACGCTGCGGCACTGGGAGCGGCTGATCGCCCTGTCGACGGCGTACTTCAACTCGATCTACGACCTCCTGGGCGTGACCCTGACCGACGCCGACCTGGCCGGCGAGTCGACCTACAACGACGAGCTGCCCGGCATCTGCGCGGAGCTCGAGGCGGCCGGGATCGCCGAGGTCAGCGAGGGCGCCCTGTGCGTCTTCCTCGACGGCTTCACCGGCCGCGAGGGCAAGCCGGTGCCGCTGATCATCCGCAAGAGCGACGGCGGCTACGGCTACGGCACCACCGACCTCGCCACGATCCGTCACCGCGTGCGCGACCTCGGCGCGGACCGGATCCTCTACGTCATCGGCGAGCCCCAGTCGCTGCACCTGCGGATGGTCTGGGCGACCGCCCGCAAGGCGGGCTGGCTGCCCGACGACGTCGAGGTCGTGCACGTGCAGATCGGCAACGTCCTCGGCTCCGACGGCAAGATCCTCAAGACCCGCAGCGGCGCACCGGTCCGGCTGCGCGCGCTGCTCGAGGAGGCGGTCGAGCGCGCCACCGCGCTGCTGGTCGAGTCGCGGCCCGACGTGGCCGAGGCCGACCGGGCCGTCGTGGCGCGCCAGGTCGGCATCGCCGCGGTGAAGTACGCCGACCTGTCGGTCTCCCACGACAGCGAGTACGCCTTCGACCTGGACCGGATGGTCTCGGCGTCCGGCAACACCGGGCCCTACCTGCAGTACGCCGCCACCCGCATCCGGTCGATCCTGCGCCGGGCCGACGACGCCGGGACGGGCGGCCTCTCCTCGGTCGCGAGCGCGCCGATGGTCGTCACCGACGAGGCGGAGCGCGCGCTGATGCTCGCGCTGCTCGCGTTCGGCGACACGGTCGCGGGCGTCGGGGCCACCCTCGAGCCGCACCGCCTGTGCACGTACCTCTTCGAGCTGGCGCAGGCGTTCACGACGTTCTACGACCGCTGCCCCGTGCTCAAGGCCGAGGGCGACGACGTCCGCGCGTCGCGGCTCGCGCTCTGCGCGCTGACGCTGCGGGTGCTGGAGCAGGGGCTGGACCTGCTCGGCATCACGGCGCCCGAGCGGATGTAGCCCGGTGTTCGACCTCTCCTTCGCGGCGACGCACCGCTTCCGGCCGTTCGCGCTGGTGGCGCCGGGCTTCGCGGCCGTGGAGGAGGGAGCGCCTGCCGTCGGTGACGGCGGAGACAGCGAGGCGCTGGTCCGGGCTGACGCCGGGCCGGTGGCGCCGTACGCCGCGGTGGAGGTCGACGTCGCCCCGGTGGAGCTCTCGGGCCGGGTGGCGGTCGGGCTGGCGACCGCCGACGACCAGCACGTGCTCGTGACCTGGACGCCGCGCTCGTCGCGCCTCGCGATCTCGGTGCGCCGGCGCGGCCGCACGCGGGTGGTGCGGCGCCGCAAGGTCGCGCTGCCGGCGTCCTTCCGACTGGCGTTCGTGCTCAACGAGCAGCAGGTGACCGGGCTCGTCGACACCGGCGACGGCTGGCGGCCGGTGCTCACCGAGCGGACCCGGGTGGCCGCGCTGGTCGACCTGCGCCGCGAGGACGAGCTGGCCGCGCACGCCTACGCGTGGGGCGGCGGCACCCTCACCGCGGTGCGCGCGGGGCTCTTCGGGATGGTCGGGCTGCGGGATCCCCACCTCGTCCAGCACGCCGACGGGACGCCGTACGTCCGCGACGGCCGGCACTGGCTGACCTGGACGTGCGCGGGGCTCGGCTTCTTCCAGCAGGCGCACTGGTCGGTGTGGTCGGTCGACCTCGCCGACCCCGAGAGGATGCGGTTGGAGTCGCAGCTGTTCTCGCGGCGCGACGGCCGGGTGCTCGGCGACCACGCCGGGCACCTCGTGCGCGACGGCGACCGCTGGCTGGTCGCGACCAGCTCGTGGGGCGACTTCGGGGCCGGCTCGATCCACGTGCGGCACACCTCGACGCGGGCCGACCTGCTCACCGGCGTGCACGTGCTCGACACCGAGCCCACCGCGCTGCCGACCCCGCACGGCACGTGGGACCCGGCGCTGCTCCGGGTCGACGACCGCTGGCACGTCGCCTTCGTCGAGAGCCCCTCGCAGCAGCCCTTCCGCTTCGGCCCGGCCCTGGCCACCACCACGGCGGCCGCGTGGACCGAGGGCCTCTCAGCCGTCCCGACGCCGGTCATGCGCCAGTGCGAGGGCACCGTGCTCGTGACCGTCGGCGACCGGCCGTGGCTGCTCGCCAGCGACGCCGACGAGCGGTGCTACCCGGTGCTCGACCTCGAGGGCCGGCGGGTCGGCCGGCTCGACGCGCCGTACCTCACCAACATCCCGCACCCGCAGCTCGTCGCCGACCCCGCCGGAGGCTGGCTGGTGCTGACCTTCGACGGGACGGCGTACGAGCGTCGGGTGCTGGGGTACGGCGGCCACGGGGACGTGGTCGTGCTGCACTCCCGCTAGGGGATCAGCGGACGACGTACCACGCGCTGGTCGAGGCCGCGGGACGGTCGTCGCCGTGCTCGCCGTCGTCGTCGCCCTCGTCCTCGCCCTGGCAGTCGTCGCCCTGGTCGTCGTCCTCGGAGGCGTTGTCGGTGCCGTCGTCGTCGCTGTCCTCGGCGCCGTCCTCGGTGCCGTCGTCGTCGGAGTCCGCGTCGTGGGCGGAGGTGCCGTCCTCGTTCTCGTCCTCGTCGGCGACGCCGTCGTCGTCGGAGTCGTCGTCGTCGGCCTGGCAGGTCTCCGTCGCGTCGTCCTCGTCCTCGTTGTCGGCGCCGTCGTGGTCGGCGTCCTCGTCACCGTCGACCGTGCCGTCGTCGTCGGTGTCGCCGTCCTCGGGGTCGGTCGACTGCGAGCCGTCGTGGACCTCGTCGCCGTCGTCGTCGCCGTCGTCGTCGGAGTCCTCGTCGCGGGGGTCGGTGCCGTGGCGGAACTCGGCGATGTTCTTGAGGCCGTCGTGGTCGGCGTCCCGCTTGGCGTTCGCCTTGTTCGCGTTCAGGTGGTGGGCGACCTCCCACCGGTTGGGCATGCCGTCGTGGTCGCGGTCGCCGCCCGCGGCGCCGGCGGGCGCCGTCAGGGTCAGCAGGCCGGCGACGGCCATGGCGGAGGTGGCGGACACGACCTTGAAGGTCGGGCTGTCGAGCAGGGACATGGGGGTCTCCGGGGGTCTCGCCGGCCGGGGCCGGGTGGGACGGATCGTGACGGGCGGCGACGCCGCCCTCGACCACCACCTGTCACCGGACGTGGCCTGCGTTACACCGGCCCGGCGACGTACGGCGTGGGCGTCAGTTGCGCAGGATCGAGGCGGTGGCCGGTGCGAGCCGGACGGAGTCGACGCGGCGGCCGTTGGCGGTGCGGTACGACCGGCCCAGGGCGATCCGCTGCGCGGTGCTGCTCGGGTTCACGAGCACCATCCCGCCGGCGTACTCGCGCCGCCAGATGCCGCTGGGCAGGCGCTCCCGCGGACCGGCCGGCTGGCCGATCTCGATGGTGGGCGCGGACAGCCAGTGGTTGGTGAACTCCTCGTCCGGCACGAAGATGCTCGAGCCGGTGCGGCCGTTCCACGTCAGCAGCCAGGTGGCGCGGTGGTAGACCTGCGAGGCCACGTCCGCGGTGGTGCTGTAGGTGACGGCGAGCAGCGGCATGCCGCGCTGGGCGCACCAAGCGGCCAGCTGCATCTTCCACTCCCAGTCGGCACCGGTGAAGCGGCCGGAGTCGTCGCTGAGGCCCCACTTGACGAAGTACTCGTTCTCCCAGCCGGAGACGTACGGCGACCAGTCCTCGACGACCGAGCGCCAGTCGTCCCACTGGAAGGCGATGTTGGTGATCGCCTGGTAGCCCGCCGCCTGCAGCCCCGGGCCGACCCGGGAGAGGAACTTCTCCGTGGCGGCGTACATCTGGGCGTCGGTGGAGATCCGGGTCGAGACCCGGTTGTCGAAGACGGTGTGGCTGAGCTCGGTGAGGACGTCGTCGAGCATGACGCCGTCCCAGTCGTGGGCCCTGAGCTCCCGGAGCACGTTGCCCGACCAGCGGCGGGCGTAGGCCGGGCGGCTCACGTCCATGGGGTAGAGCCCGGGCCAGTCCGACCACTCGAGCTGGCGGCCGGCGGCGTCGCGGAGGAACCAGCCGGGGTGGTGGCGCATCGCCCAGTGATAGCCGACGCCGGTCGGCAGGATCCGGTTGTCGAGCGTGCACGCGGCGTCGCGGCAGGCGCCGGCGACGGTCGCGGAGACGTCCTTGTACATCAGCACCTGGACGTCGGGGTTCTTCGCCTTGAGCACCGGGATCAGGTCGTACTCCCAGGGCTGGATGACGACGTAGTTGCCCTTCCACGCCTCCGGCGTCGAGTCCGGGTCGCCCCAGTCGAGCATCAGCGTGCCGGCGGAGCCCTCGCTCGTCGTACGACGGGGGGCGGCGGCGCGCGCGGTCTTCGAGGTGGCCTTGGTGCTCGTGGCGACGGCCGTGCGCGCGAGCGGGCGGGCGGTGCCGGTCGAGGTGCCGGCGGTGGCGACCGCGTTCGACACCGACCCGCCGAGGTCGAGGGTGAGGTCGGCGTGGCCGACGTCGTGCTGGGCAGGCCGGGGTGCGGCGACGGTGGCCGTGCTGTCACCCGCGAGGGAGACGAGCACGAGGGTCAGCGCCACACCGAGGGCGTCGAGGATCCGCATGTGACCATTGGTGGCCCTGCGACCCCTGGGAGGCAGGGGCTTCGGAGGCGCGGCTGTCTAGCCCTTCTGGGCCATGGCGCTCCGCCGATCGGTCGGCGACGACCGACGGAGCACCCGGCCCCCCATGGCTCAGTCGCGCAGGATCACGCCCGACGTCGGCGCCAGCCGGACGCTCGAGACCCGCTTGCCGCGCAGCGTCGTGAAGGTGCCGTCGAGGTCGACCGTGCGCGCGTCCCGCGTGGGGTTCACGAGCACCGCGCCCCCGGTGTAGTCGCGCCGGTGCACGACGCCGGCCACCACCTCGGGCGGCGAGACCGGGCGTCCGATGTCCGTCGTCGCGACCGGCAGCCAGTGGTCGGTGTCGGACTCCTCGGGTACGAAGATGCTCGACCCGGTGCGACCGTTCCAGGTCAGCAGCCAGGAGGCCCGGTGGTAGGCCTGCGCCGCCACGTCGTCGCGGCTGCTGTAGGTGATCGCGAGCAGCGGCACGTCGCGGCGGGCCAGCCAGCGCGCCATCTCCGTCTTCCACGTCCAGTCGTCGTCGGCCGTGAACAGCTCGCTCGGGCCGAGGCTCCACTTGACGAAGTACTCGTTCTCCCAGCCCGAGACGTACGGCGTCCAGTCCTCCAGCACGTCTTTCCAGTTGTCCCAGCCGACCGTCAGGTTCGGCACCGCGAGGAAGCCGGACCGTTGGAAGCGGGGCGCCACGCGCCTGAGGAAGCGCTCGGTGCCGGCGTACATCGCCGCGTCGTCCGGGAAGCGCGTCGACACCCGGTCGCCGAACGTGGAGTGGCTGAGCGTGGTGAGGACGTCGTCCATCATCACGCCGTCCCAGTCGTGGGCGCGCAGCTCGGAGCGGACGCTCCGCAGCCAGCGCCGCTGGTAGCCCGGGTCGGCGATGTCCATCGGGAAGAGGCCCGGCCAGTCCGACCACTCGAGCCGGTGGCCCGCGGCGTCGTGCAGGAACCACTCGGGGTGGTGCTGCTGCGCCCAGTGGTAGCCCACCCCCGTCGGCAGGATCTCGTTGTCGCGCGTGCAGCCGTCGCGGCAGGCGCCCTCGACGGTCGCCGAGACGTCCTTGTACATCAGCACCCGGATGTCCGGGTTGTGCGCGCGCAGCGACGGGATCCGCGCGTACTCCCACGGCTGCAGGACGACGTAGTTGCCGCGCCACGCGTCCGGCGTCGACTGCGGGTCGCCCCAGTCGAGCATCAGGGTGCCGGCCGACGGCGAGGTGCCGCTGCCGCGGGCGCTCGCGGCGGTTTTGGTGGCGGCGCCGGGGGTGGCGGCGCTGACGTGCCCGGCGTACGACGGCGTCAGGCCGTCGGCGGGCCCGGCGGAGCCGGCCAGCACGGTGCCGAGCGCCAGGGCGACCAGCCCGACGGCGCCCCGCAGGGACGGTCGGGTCGCACGCCGGCGCGCGGCCCGCTGCGACGTGGGGAAGGGCGAGGGAAGGACGTGGTCTCCGGCCTGGTCAGGGCCCGAGAACGCCTGGTGGGAGTCACGATTTCTCATGCCTCCATTCGTCCGGAAATGCGGTCCCGCCAGCAGGGCTGCAGGCGCCGTTGGCCCTGGGGCGCCGGACCCCCGGCCGGTGGGGTCCAGGGACTAGTACCCCGCCGACGTCGGGCCCAGGAAACGCTGCCCGATCGGAGGATGACGAGGTGGCCGACTCGATCGCGCCCGCCCGCAGGTGGCACGATGTGCGCCGACGTCCCGACGGCGTCACGCCCCAGTAGCTCAGTGGATAGAGCAGCCGCCTCCTAAGCGAAAGGTCGCAAGTTCGACTCTTGCCTGGGGCACCCCGCGTCGTACCTCCCGAGCGCGTCAGGACGCACGAAGCAGCACCCGACCGGGCCACGGGCCCGACCGGCGGTCAGCTGTCGACCGTCAGGCGACGACCTCGAACCGGATCCCGGCGGCCTGCAGCCGGGCCAGCAGGTTCGCCCCCATGGCCTGGGCGGTGGTGACCTGGCCGGAGGTGGGCGGGTTGTCGTCGAAGGCCAAGCAGAGGGCGGACTCGGCGAGCATCTTGGCGGTCTCGCCGTAGCCCGGGTCGCCGCCGCTGACGCGGGTGTGGACCGAGCGGCCGTCGCCCTCGCCGACGAAGTCGACGGTGAACCACGACTTCTCGCGACGCGACTCGTCCGGGCCGTCGCCCTGCTTGACCTTGCCGAGCAGCAGGTTGCGCAGCGGCTTCACCTGCGCGGACAGGGCGATGGCGGTGACGCCGGCCGCCCCGCCGGCGGCGTACCGCAGCGTCTTGGTGCCGGCGTAGTGCGCGTAGCGGAACTCCGGGCCGTACGACGCCAGCGCGGCGCCGCTGCGCGCGACCACCGCCGGGTCGATGGTGGGCATCGGCAGCAACCAGTAGCCCAGGAGCGAGTCCCGGTGCGGCTTGCCGGCGACGGCGCGCGAGGTCCGGCCCTGCGGCTTCGGCTCCGCCTTGCGCCGGGCCGAGGAGGCCTGCTTCATCTGCTTCCCGCGCGACATCGCGGTCATCGCGGAGTGGAAGGTGCCGCCGGAGAACATCCCGCTCGCGCGGACCACGCCGCGGACGGACACCGGGCCCTGCGCGCCGAGCTGCTCGACGGTGTACATCGCGCCGAGGTCGTGCGGGACCGAGTCGAAGCCGCACGCGTGCACGATCCGGGCGCCGGAGCGCTCCGCGGCGGCGTTGTGGGCGACGTACATCCGGTCCACGAACTCGGGCTCGCCGGTGAGGTCGACGTAGTCGGTGCCGGCGTCGGCGCAGGCGGCGACCAGCGGCTCGCCGTACGTCAGGTAGGGCCCGACCGTGGTGATCACGACGCGGGCGCGCGACGCGACGTCGGCGAGCGAGGCCGGGTCGCCGACCTCGGCGTGCAGCAGCTCGAGGTCCGCGAGCGCGGGGTCGATCGCCGCCAGCTGGTCCCGCACCCGGGCCAGCTTGTCGGGGCTGCGCCCGGCCAGCGCCCAGCGCAGCCCGCTCGGCGCGTGCCGGGCGAGGTACTCCGCCGTCAGCGCACCCGTGAAGCCCGTCGCCCCGAAGAGCACGATGTCGAACGGTCGGTCCGTCTTGCCGGTCTCAGCCATCCCCCCATCGTCGCACCCCGATCCCGGGTGC includes these proteins:
- a CDS encoding putative glycoside hydrolase, which gives rise to MRILDALGVALTLVLVSLAGDSTATVAAPRPAQHDVGHADLTLDLGGSVSNAVATAGTSTGTARPLARTAVATSTKATSKTARAAAPRRTTSEGSAGTLMLDWGDPDSTPEAWKGNYVVIQPWEYDLIPVLKAKNPDVQVLMYKDVSATVAGACRDAACTLDNRILPTGVGYHWAMRHHPGWFLRDAAGRQLEWSDWPGLYPMDVSRPAYARRWSGNVLRELRAHDWDGVMLDDVLTELSHTVFDNRVSTRISTDAQMYAATEKFLSRVGPGLQAAGYQAITNIAFQWDDWRSVVEDWSPYVSGWENEYFVKWGLSDDSGRFTGADWEWKMQLAAWCAQRGMPLLAVTYSTTADVASQVYHRATWLLTWNGRTGSSIFVPDEEFTNHWLSAPTIEIGQPAGPRERLPSGIWRREYAGGMVLVNPSSTAQRIALGRSYRTANGRRVDSVRLAPATASILRN
- a CDS encoding putative glycoside hydrolase, which codes for MRNRDSHQAFSGPDQAGDHVLPSPFPTSQRAARRRATRPSLRGAVGLVALALGTVLAGSAGPADGLTPSYAGHVSAATPGAATKTAASARGSGTSPSAGTLMLDWGDPQSTPDAWRGNYVVLQPWEYARIPSLRAHNPDIRVLMYKDVSATVEGACRDGCTRDNEILPTGVGYHWAQQHHPEWFLHDAAGHRLEWSDWPGLFPMDIADPGYQRRWLRSVRSELRAHDWDGVMMDDVLTTLSHSTFGDRVSTRFPDDAAMYAGTERFLRRVAPRFQRSGFLAVPNLTVGWDNWKDVLEDWTPYVSGWENEYFVKWSLGPSELFTADDDWTWKTEMARWLARRDVPLLAITYSSRDDVAAQAYHRASWLLTWNGRTGSSIFVPEESDTDHWLPVATTDIGRPVSPPEVVAGVVHRRDYTGGAVLVNPTRDARTVDLDGTFTTLRGKRVSSVRLAPTSGVILRD
- a CDS encoding saccharopine dehydrogenase family protein; translated protein: MAETGKTDRPFDIVLFGATGFTGALTAEYLARHAPSGLRWALAGRSPDKLARVRDQLAAIDPALADLELLHAEVGDPASLADVASRARVVITTVGPYLTYGEPLVAACADAGTDYVDLTGEPEFVDRMYVAHNAAAERSGARIVHACGFDSVPHDLGAMYTVEQLGAQGPVSVRGVVRASGMFSGGTFHSAMTAMSRGKQMKQASSARRKAEPKPQGRTSRAVAGKPHRDSLLGYWLLPMPTIDPAVVARSGAALASYGPEFRYAHYAGTKTLRYAAGGAAGVTAIALSAQVKPLRNLLLGKVKQGDGPDESRREKSWFTVDFVGEGDGRSVHTRVSGGDPGYGETAKMLAESALCLAFDDNPPTSGQVTTAQAMGANLLARLQAAGIRFEVVA